A genomic stretch from Enterobacteriaceae endosymbiont of Donacia dentata includes:
- the carA gene encoding glutamine-hydrolyzing carbamoyl-phosphate synthase small subunit: MENNLNNKAILVMEDGTKLFGKSIGINGIVIGEIIFNTSMTGYQEIITDPSYYEQIVILTYPHIGNTGINLEDNESSKIYLKGLIINHLSKIASNYRSTGELEPFLKKNNVVAIEGIDTRYLTRLIRNKKIKKIALISTKKKINFKDIIKKINNFNGLKGLDLIKKITTKANYSWIQGSRNHKLVKLNKNSIHILAFDFGIKKNILRIFIDKKCKVTVISAFTSYKKIISLDPDGIFLSNGPGDPTPCSYIIDNIKKILKTNIPIFGICFGHQILALANGAKIKKMNVGHHGSNHPVKDLKNNKVFITTQNHQFTIDKKSISKNLKITHISLFDNTIQGIHCLKKSAFSFQGHPEASPGPHDASILFDYFIKLIKKYRMIKHKRL; encoded by the coding sequence ATGGAGAATAATTTGAATAATAAAGCAATATTAGTTATGGAAGATGGAACTAAACTTTTTGGTAAATCTATAGGTATTAATGGCATAGTTATAGGAGAAATAATATTTAATACTTCAATGACTGGATATCAAGAAATAATAACTGATCCTTCATATTATGAACAAATTGTTATTTTAACATATCCACATATTGGTAATACAGGTATTAATTTAGAAGATAATGAATCATCAAAAATTTATTTAAAAGGACTTATTATCAATCATTTATCAAAAATAGCAAGTAATTATCGTAGTACAGGAGAATTAGAACCATTTTTAAAAAAAAATAATGTTGTTGCTATTGAAGGAATAGATACACGTTATTTAACAAGATTAATACGTAATAAAAAAATAAAAAAAATAGCACTTATATCTACTAAAAAAAAAATTAATTTTAAAGATATTATAAAAAAAATTAATAACTTTAATGGATTAAAAGGTTTAGATTTAATAAAAAAAATTACAACTAAAGCAAATTATTCTTGGATACAAGGAAGTAGAAATCATAAATTAGTAAAATTAAATAAAAATTCTATTCATATTTTGGCATTTGATTTTGGTATTAAAAAAAATATTTTAAGAATATTTATAGATAAAAAATGTAAAGTTACTGTTATTTCTGCTTTTACTAGTTATAAAAAAATAATTTCTTTAGACCCAGATGGTATTTTTTTATCTAATGGTCCAGGAGATCCTACACCTTGTTCTTATATTATCGATAATATAAAAAAAATATTAAAAACAAATATTCCAATTTTTGGTATTTGTTTTGGGCATCAAATATTAGCTCTTGCTAATGGAGCTAAAATTAAAAAAATGAATGTAGGACATCATGGAAGTAATCATCCTGTAAAAGATTTAAAAAATAATAAAGTATTTATTACTACTCAAAACCATCAATTTACTATTGATAAAAAAAGTATTTCTAAAAATTTAAAAATTACACATATATCATTATTTGATAATACTATACAAGGAATTCATTGTCTTAAAAAATCTGCTTTTAGTTTTCAAGGACATCCTGAAGCAAGTCCGGGGCCACATGACGCATCTATTTTATTTGATTATTTTATAAAATTAATTAAAAAATATCGTATGATAAAACATAAGAGATTATAA
- a CDS encoding co-chaperone GroES — protein sequence MNIRPLHDRVIVKRKEVESKSAGGIVLTGSAAGKSTRGEVLAVGKGRILDNGTVKPLDVRKGDIIIFNDGYSVKTEKIDNEEILIMSESDILAIVK from the coding sequence ATGAATATTCGTCCATTACATGATCGTGTTATTGTAAAAAGAAAAGAAGTTGAATCTAAATCTGCTGGTGGAATTGTTTTAACAGGTTCTGCTGCAGGTAAATCTACTCGAGGAGAAGTATTAGCAGTAGGAAAAGGACGTATTTTAGATAATGGGACAGTAAAACCATTAGATGTAAGAAAAGGTGATATTATTATATTTAATGATGGTTATAGTGTAAAAACAGAAAAAATTGATAATGAGGAAATTTTAATAATGTCTGAAAGTGATATTTTAGCTATTGTTAAATAA
- the ilvD gene encoding dihydroxy-acid dehydratase, whose product MPIYRSFTTTKGRNMAGARSLWRATGMNNKDFNKPIIAIVNSFSEFVPGHIHLKELSKIISKEIKKKGAIPKEFNTIAIDDGIAMGHDGMLYSLPSRELIADSIEYVINAHCVDSIICISNCDKITPGMLMASLRLNIPSVFISGGPMEAGKIINIENKKKITKINLVDAMIQSADLNRSDNHIKNIELNACPTCGSCSGMFTANSMNCIVEVLGLSLPGNGSLLATHKNRKKLCIKSAHKIVEITKKYYEKNNIDFLPRNIASQKSFENAIMLDIAMGGSTNTILHMLALAQETNIIFNLKTIDKLSKRIPWLCKVSPSTNKFYMEDFHRAGGVMGILGELNRINLIHKNVKNILGLSIEDTIKKYDIIINKSLKIKKFFCSAPGNSKTTKPFSQNKIWNDLDNDRKKGCIRSYKYAFSKDGGLAVLYGNLAKDGCVVKTASVYKKLMIFTGKAKVYESQESAIYAILNKKIFSGDIVVIRYEGPKGGPGMQEMLYPTSYLKSMKLDKNCALITDGRFSGGTSGLSIGHISPEAADKGLIALIQNGDIIKINIPDRSITLDVSSNVLKNRRKKEEQRKNLAYTPMLKRKRKISFALKAYAYLVTSADKGAARDKNKLSIYK is encoded by the coding sequence ATGCCTATTTATCGTTCGTTTACAACAACAAAAGGTCGTAATATGGCTGGAGCTCGTTCTCTTTGGAGAGCAACAGGCATGAATAATAAAGATTTTAATAAACCTATTATTGCTATAGTTAATTCTTTTTCAGAATTTGTTCCTGGACATATACATTTAAAAGAATTAAGTAAAATAATTTCTAAAGAAATAAAAAAAAAAGGAGCGATACCAAAAGAATTTAATACAATAGCAATTGATGATGGTATAGCTATGGGACATGATGGTATGTTATATTCTCTACCTTCTAGAGAACTTATTGCTGATTCAATAGAATATGTTATAAATGCTCATTGTGTAGATTCAATAATTTGTATATCTAATTGTGATAAAATTACTCCAGGAATGTTAATGGCTAGCTTACGTTTAAATATACCTAGTGTATTTATATCAGGAGGACCGATGGAAGCTGGTAAAATTATAAATATTGAAAATAAAAAAAAAATTACTAAAATTAATTTAGTTGATGCAATGATTCAATCGGCTGATTTAAATAGATCAGATAATCATATTAAAAATATAGAACTTAATGCATGTCCAACATGTGGTTCTTGTTCTGGAATGTTTACAGCTAATTCAATGAATTGTATAGTAGAAGTTTTAGGTTTATCATTACCAGGAAATGGTTCTTTATTAGCTACACATAAAAATCGTAAAAAATTATGTATCAAATCAGCACATAAAATAGTGGAAATTACAAAAAAATATTATGAAAAGAATAATATAGATTTTTTACCAAGAAATATTGCAAGTCAAAAATCATTTGAAAATGCAATTATGTTAGACATTGCTATGGGTGGTTCTACAAATACAATTTTACATATGTTGGCATTAGCTCAAGAAACTAATATAATTTTTAATCTTAAAACGATAGATAAATTATCAAAAAGAATACCATGGTTGTGTAAAGTTTCTCCTAGTACAAATAAATTTTATATGGAAGATTTTCATAGAGCTGGTGGAGTTATGGGAATTTTAGGAGAATTAAATAGAATAAACTTAATACATAAAAATGTTAAAAATATTTTAGGATTAAGTATAGAAGATACAATAAAAAAATATGATATTATAATTAATAAAAGTTTAAAAATAAAAAAATTTTTTTGTTCCGCTCCTGGTAATAGTAAAACTACAAAACCTTTTTCACAAAATAAAATATGGAATGATTTAGATAATGATAGAAAAAAAGGATGTATACGTTCATATAAATATGCTTTTAGTAAAGATGGAGGATTAGCTGTTTTATATGGTAATCTTGCTAAAGATGGGTGTGTTGTTAAAACTGCTAGTGTATATAAAAAATTAATGATTTTTACAGGAAAAGCAAAAGTATATGAAAGTCAAGAATCAGCAATATATGCAATTTTAAATAAAAAAATTTTTTCAGGTGATATAGTCGTCATAAGATATGAAGGACCAAAAGGAGGACCAGGAATGCAAGAAATGTTATATCCTACTTCTTATTTAAAATCGATGAAATTAGATAAAAATTGTGCTTTAATTACGGACGGAAGATTTTCAGGAGGTACTTCTGGTTTATCTATAGGACATATTTCTCCAGAAGCTGCAGATAAAGGTTTAATTGCATTAATACAAAATGGAGATATTATTAAAATTAATATCCCAGATAGATCTATAACATTAGATGTATCAAGTAATGTATTAAAAAATAGAAGAAAGAAAGAAGAACAAAGAAAAAATTTAGCTTATACTCCTATGTTAAAAAGAAAAAGAAAAATTTCTTTTGCATTAAAAGCATATGCTTATTTAGTAACTAGTGCTGATAAAGGTGCCGCTAGAGATAAAAATAAATTAAGTATTTATAAATAA
- a CDS encoding OmpA family protein, translating to MKKITIFFVIMIIANICNIANAESNNNYWYFGPKIGWSQYSNIKLLGKDIDNQTYTHFNNISPGFFFGYQENNFLSFEMGFDWLGIIRKNIQNQNIHNFFESKGLQLSTKIKIPIFKKLSLYSRFGGFFAKTINKQNNNNNTNINQTYYSASPLFALGGEYKINKNWSSRLEYQWIKDIGNKNINNLGQKTNNSIFSISIFYKFVNTHKYNLPSIKNFIDNIKNKKNYNYDDKNLVSKVFFNFDDFNLRKETKKTLDKIINKKNHKKFSNTELLILGHSDYLGKKNYNISLSKKRAKKVIEYLIFKTKKNTFYKKITVKGLGSLPINKKCINIKNYKLLKKCLVLDRYVEIKFVKYYQIYKFYFNKNFISENNLKIIYIFINCKKQILL from the coding sequence ATGAAAAAAATAACTATTTTTTTTGTAATCATGATTATAGCTAATATTTGTAATATTGCAAATGCTGAGTCTAATAACAATTATTGGTATTTTGGTCCTAAAATAGGATGGTCACAATATAGTAATATTAAATTATTAGGTAAAGATATAGATAATCAAACTTATACTCATTTTAATAATATTAGTCCTGGATTTTTTTTTGGATATCAGGAAAATAATTTTTTAAGTTTTGAAATGGGATTTGATTGGTTAGGAATAATTAGAAAAAATATTCAAAATCAAAATATTCATAATTTTTTTGAATCTAAAGGATTACAATTAAGCACTAAAATTAAAATTCCTATTTTTAAAAAATTGTCCTTATATAGTCGTTTTGGTGGTTTCTTTGCTAAAACAATTAATAAACAAAATAATAATAATAATACAAACATTAATCAAACATATTATAGTGCTTCTCCATTATTTGCTTTAGGTGGAGAATATAAAATAAATAAAAATTGGTCATCTAGATTAGAATATCAATGGATAAAAGATATTGGAAATAAAAATATTAATAATTTAGGTCAAAAAACAAATAATTCTATTTTTAGTATAAGTATATTTTATAAATTTGTTAATACACATAAATATAATTTACCATCAATAAAAAATTTTATAGATAATATAAAAAATAAAAAAAATTATAATTATGATGATAAAAATTTAGTATCTAAAGTATTTTTTAATTTTGATGATTTTAATCTTCGTAAAGAAACAAAAAAAACATTAGATAAAATTATTAATAAAAAAAATCATAAAAAATTTTCAAATACTGAATTATTAATTTTAGGACATTCTGATTATTTAGGTAAAAAAAATTATAATATATCTTTATCTAAAAAAAGAGCTAAAAAAGTAATTGAATATTTAATTTTTAAAACAAAGAAAAATACTTTTTATAAAAAAATTACTGTAAAAGGTTTAGGTAGTTTACCAATTAATAAAAAATGTATTAATATAAAAAATTATAAACTTTTAAAGAAATGTTTAGTTTTAGACCGTTATGTAGAAATAAAATTTGTTAAATATTATCAAATTTACAAATTTTATTTTAATAAAAATTTTATATCTGAAAATAATTTAAAAATTATTTACATATTTATTAATTGTAAAAAACAAATTTTGTTATAA
- the carB gene encoding carbamoyl-phosphate synthase large subunit, whose amino-acid sequence MPKRTDIKNIMILGSGPIIIGQACEFDYSGTQACKALKEEGYNVILVNSNPATIMTDPDVADTTYIEPMDWKIIAKIIEKEKPDAILPTMGGQTALNCVLSLNKNNILEKNNVEIIGITIDSINKAENRSIFLNIIKNLGLNIPLSYTIHNMNEAINCIKKISFPCIIRPSFTMGGSGGGIAYNFKEFKKICQNGLNLSFNHELIIDESLIGWKEYEMELVRDKNSNCIIICSIENVDPMGIHTGDSITVAPAQTLSDKEYQIMRNASISILENIGIQSGGANVQFAVNPTTGKLIVIEMNPRVSRSSALASKATGFPIAKISAKLSIGYTLDELVNDITSNNITAAFEPSIDYIVTKIPRFNFEKFHCVDNKLTTQMKSIGEIMSIGRSFQESIQKALCSLETGINGFTPKIHLLKNKKNIKLIIQELKNPGPDRIRFIADAFRIKISIEKIYHYSHIDMWFLYQIKNLVDIENKIQSLGINCLYNKKYLYQLKKKGFSDGRLSNLVNVSEKTIRILRYKYNIHPVYKRVDTCSAEFKTNTAYIYSTYETECEANPSNNKNKIIILGSGPNRIGQGIEFDYCCVHASMILRKNNFETIIINCNPETVSTDYDISDRLYFEPITLENVLEIVRIEKPKGVIVQYGGQTPLNLAQSLENEGVPIIGTSPSNIDIAENREKFQNIINSLKLKQSINYVVKNLNNALEKAKIIGYPIIVRPSYVLGGKFMEIIYDKEELKNYFFLKNKKNHIILLEKFLDNAIEVDVDAICDKKHVFIGGIMEHIEQAGIHSGDSACSLPTRTLSKEILNEIRNQTKKIAIKINVCGLLNIQFAVKKKTIYLIEVNPRASRTIPFISKAINIPLAKIGALIMVGKSLSNLSLTKEIIPPYFSVKEVVLPFNKFNNMDPILGPEMRSTGEVMGIGNSFSEAFYKAILGTKISINKNGIVLISIKNKDKKFIIPLVKKLIQYGFKIEATCGTAKFLKKFQLLVKTVRKPKEKAPNIVNFIKNKKYTYIINTAETKQSIKNSKLIRILALQNNIYYNTTINGAIATINSINIIKNNLKDKIFSLQERHKQLFS is encoded by the coding sequence ATGCCAAAACGTACTGATATAAAAAATATTATGATTTTAGGATCAGGTCCTATTATTATAGGACAAGCTTGTGAATTCGATTATTCTGGTACTCAAGCATGTAAAGCTCTTAAAGAAGAAGGATATAATGTAATTTTAGTAAATTCCAATCCTGCTACTATTATGACAGATCCTGATGTTGCTGATACTACTTATATAGAACCTATGGATTGGAAAATAATTGCTAAAATTATAGAAAAAGAAAAACCTGATGCTATTTTACCTACTATGGGAGGACAAACTGCTTTAAATTGTGTTTTAAGTTTAAATAAAAATAATATTTTAGAAAAAAATAATGTTGAAATAATTGGAATTACAATAGATAGTATAAATAAAGCAGAAAATCGTTCTATTTTTTTAAATATTATAAAAAATTTAGGTTTAAATATTCCTTTATCTTATACTATTCATAATATGAATGAAGCTATAAATTGTATTAAAAAAATTAGTTTTCCATGTATTATTCGTCCATCATTTACTATGGGAGGAAGTGGTGGCGGAATTGCATATAATTTTAAAGAATTTAAAAAAATTTGTCAAAATGGATTAAATTTATCTTTTAATCATGAATTAATTATTGATGAATCTTTAATTGGATGGAAAGAATATGAAATGGAACTTGTAAGAGATAAAAATAGTAATTGTATTATTATTTGCTCTATTGAAAATGTAGATCCAATGGGAATTCATACTGGAGATTCAATTACTGTTGCACCTGCGCAAACTTTATCTGATAAAGAATATCAAATAATGCGAAATGCATCTATATCTATATTGGAAAATATAGGTATTCAATCTGGAGGAGCAAATGTTCAATTTGCTGTAAATCCAACTACAGGAAAATTAATAGTTATTGAAATGAATCCTCGTGTTTCACGTTCTTCTGCATTAGCTTCTAAAGCAACAGGATTTCCTATTGCTAAAATATCTGCAAAATTATCTATTGGATATACACTAGATGAATTAGTAAATGATATAACAAGTAATAATATTACTGCAGCTTTTGAACCATCTATTGATTATATAGTTACTAAAATACCTAGATTTAATTTTGAAAAATTTCATTGTGTAGACAATAAATTAACAACTCAAATGAAATCAATAGGAGAAATTATGTCTATAGGTAGGTCTTTTCAAGAATCAATACAAAAAGCATTATGTAGTTTAGAAACAGGTATTAATGGTTTTACACCTAAAATACATTTATTAAAAAATAAAAAAAATATAAAATTAATTATACAAGAACTTAAAAATCCAGGACCAGATAGAATAAGATTTATTGCAGATGCTTTTAGAATAAAAATATCTATTGAAAAAATATATCATTATTCACACATAGATATGTGGTTTTTATATCAAATAAAAAATTTAGTTGATATTGAAAATAAAATACAATCTTTAGGTATAAATTGTTTATATAATAAAAAATATTTATATCAATTAAAAAAAAAAGGATTTTCTGATGGAAGATTATCTAATCTTGTTAATGTATCTGAAAAAACAATAAGAATTTTAAGATATAAATATAATATTCATCCAGTATATAAAAGAGTAGACACATGTTCTGCTGAATTTAAAACTAATACTGCATATATATATTCAACATATGAAACAGAATGTGAAGCCAATCCTAGTAATAATAAAAATAAAATTATTATTTTAGGAAGTGGACCTAATAGAATAGGGCAAGGAATTGAATTTGATTATTGCTGTGTTCATGCATCAATGATATTAAGAAAAAATAATTTTGAAACAATTATTATTAATTGTAATCCAGAAACTGTGTCTACTGATTATGATATTTCTGATCGTTTATATTTTGAACCTATTACATTAGAAAATGTTTTAGAAATTGTAAGAATAGAAAAACCTAAAGGAGTTATAGTACAATATGGAGGACAAACTCCATTAAATTTAGCTCAATCATTAGAAAATGAAGGAGTACCTATTATAGGTACAAGTCCATCTAATATTGATATTGCTGAAAATAGAGAAAAATTTCAAAATATTATTAATTCTTTAAAATTAAAACAATCTATAAATTATGTAGTTAAAAATTTAAATAATGCTTTAGAAAAAGCAAAAATTATTGGTTATCCTATTATAGTTAGGCCTTCTTATGTTTTAGGAGGAAAATTTATGGAAATAATATATGATAAAGAAGAATTAAAAAATTATTTTTTCTTAAAAAATAAAAAAAATCATATAATTTTATTAGAAAAATTTTTAGATAATGCAATAGAAGTAGATGTAGATGCTATTTGTGATAAAAAACATGTTTTTATAGGAGGTATTATGGAACATATTGAACAAGCAGGAATACATTCTGGAGATTCTGCCTGTTCTTTACCAACACGTACTTTAAGTAAAGAAATTTTAAATGAAATTCGTAATCAAACTAAAAAAATAGCTATAAAAATTAATGTATGTGGTTTACTAAATATTCAGTTTGCTGTAAAAAAAAAAACAATTTATTTAATAGAAGTTAATCCTAGAGCATCTAGAACTATTCCTTTTATTTCTAAAGCAATAAATATTCCATTAGCAAAAATAGGAGCATTAATAATGGTTGGTAAATCTTTATCTAATTTAAGTCTTACAAAAGAGATTATTCCACCATATTTTTCCGTAAAAGAAGTTGTATTACCTTTTAATAAATTTAATAATATGGATCCTATTTTAGGACCTGAAATGAGATCTACAGGAGAAGTTATGGGTATTGGTAATTCTTTTTCTGAAGCATTTTATAAAGCAATTTTAGGAACTAAAATTTCTATTAATAAAAATGGTATTGTTTTAATATCAATTAAAAATAAAGACAAAAAATTTATTATTCCATTAGTTAAAAAATTAATACAATATGGTTTTAAAATTGAAGCTACATGTGGAACAGCAAAATTTTTAAAAAAATTTCAATTATTAGTTAAAACTGTTAGAAAACCAAAAGAAAAAGCTCCAAATATAGTTAATTTTATAAAAAATAAAAAGTATACTTATATTATCAATACTGCAGAAACAAAACAATCTATTAAAAATTCTAAATTAATTCGTATTTTAGCTTTACAAAATAATATTTATTATAATACTACTATCAACGGAGCTATTGCTACGATAAACTCAATAAATATAATAAAAAATAATTTAAAAGATAAAATATTTTCTTTACAAGAAAGACATAAACAATTATTTTCATAA
- the ilvC gene encoding ketol-acid reductoisomerase, with product MKNYFNTLNFRRKLKNLQKCRLMQPNEFINSINNLKNKKIVIIGCGSQGLNQGLNMRDSGLNISYALKIESIKNKNKSWQRAYVNNFIIGTYKELIPTADLIINLTPDKNHHNVLKEIKHLIKEKATIGYSHGFNIVEEGEIISQNVSVIMVAPKCPGTEVREEFKRGFGVPSLIAVHQNADNFNSSFKIAKAWAVSIGSHKAGVLESSFIAEVKSDLIGEQTVLCGMLQTASILLFDKLLKFNIDSSYASQFIQFGWEHITEALKQGGISLMMDRLDNFSKIRSYELSLVLKKILKPLFKLHVDNIISGKFSQDLIKDWNNNNKNLIKWREIYQNNNFEKVKIKKSNCVKEKDYFNKGIFMTSIIKSSIELSYELMIESGISPASAYYESLHELPLIANTIARKKLYEMNKVISDTAEYGNYLFTNKAIFLLQKFMENITREDLGIIKDNNNKSINNVYLRDINYDIRNHPIEKIGYVLRSYMTHMKTLIK from the coding sequence ATGAAAAATTATTTTAATACTTTAAATTTTCGTAGAAAATTAAAAAATTTACAAAAATGTAGATTAATGCAGCCAAATGAATTTATTAATAGTATTAATAATTTAAAAAATAAAAAAATTGTTATTATAGGATGTGGATCTCAAGGATTAAATCAAGGATTAAATATGAGAGATTCTGGATTAAATATCTCTTATGCATTAAAAATTGAATCTATAAAAAATAAAAATAAATCTTGGCAAAGAGCTTATGTAAATAATTTTATAATTGGTACATATAAAGAATTAATACCTACAGCAGATTTAATAATTAATTTAACTCCTGATAAAAATCATCATAATGTTTTAAAAGAAATTAAACATTTAATAAAAGAAAAAGCCACAATAGGATATTCTCATGGTTTTAATATTGTAGAAGAAGGTGAAATTATTTCTCAAAATGTTTCAGTAATTATGGTAGCACCAAAATGTCCTGGAACAGAAGTAAGGGAAGAGTTTAAAAGAGGTTTTGGTGTTCCATCTTTAATTGCTGTTCATCAAAATGCTGATAATTTTAATTCTAGTTTTAAAATAGCTAAAGCTTGGGCAGTATCTATTGGTAGTCATAAAGCTGGTGTATTAGAATCATCTTTTATTGCTGAAGTAAAATCTGATTTAATAGGTGAACAAACAGTCTTATGTGGAATGTTACAAACAGCATCTATTTTATTATTTGATAAATTATTAAAATTTAATATTGATTCATCATATGCTTCACAATTTATCCAATTTGGATGGGAACATATTACAGAAGCCTTAAAACAAGGTGGAATTAGTTTAATGATGGATAGATTAGATAATTTTAGTAAAATACGTTCTTATGAATTATCCTTAGTTTTAAAAAAAATATTAAAACCTTTATTTAAATTACATGTTGATAATATAATTTCAGGTAAATTTTCACAAGATCTAATAAAAGATTGGAATAATAATAATAAAAATTTAATTAAATGGAGAGAAATATATCAAAATAATAATTTTGAAAAAGTTAAAATAAAAAAAAGTAATTGTGTAAAAGAAAAAGATTATTTTAATAAAGGTATTTTTATGACTTCTATTATTAAAAGTAGTATTGAATTATCATATGAATTAATGATAGAATCAGGAATATCTCCAGCTTCAGCTTATTATGAATCATTACATGAATTACCTTTGATTGCTAATACTATTGCAAGAAAAAAATTATATGAAATGAATAAAGTTATATCAGACACAGCTGAATATGGTAATTATTTATTTACAAATAAAGCAATTTTTTTATTACAAAAATTTATGGAAAATATTACTAGGGAAGATTTAGGTATTATTAAAGATAATAATAATAAATCTATAAATAATGTTTATTTACGTGATATAAATTATGATATTAGGAATCATCCTATTGAAAAAATAGGTTATGTTTTAAGAAGTTATATGACTCATATGAAAACTTTAATTAAATAA